Genomic DNA from Treponema pectinovorum:
TCATTTTTGTCTTTTGGCTTTGAGCCTGTTTTTTTTGAAGGCTGCGCTTGCTCTTTATTTTGAGAATTTGACGAGTTTTCTGAATTTTCTGAAGGATTTTCGATAGAATCTTCATTTTTTAAAGATGAATTTTTATCTTTACTTTCCACTGTAACTTCAACGTCCACAGGAACATTTGGATCAATATTTTTTGAAATCACATCATCGATAGCATTTTTTAACTGCTCTTCTATAGAAATATCTTCATCGTTATTGTCTTTTGTCATAGATATAATCTACTCACAAAAAACAAAGACGACAAGAAAATATTATTCTAGAGTTTGCGTTTAAGAGAAGCTGTTATAAAAAGTTCATCCTGATACCAGTCGATTATGAGCGAATAAAAAGCGTCTTCGTAGCCATCGCAACTCACAAGAAATTTTAGCACAGTTCCAGTTTTTAATTCTGCTTCTGGCAAATCTTGAAGCAAAATCCATTTTCCCCGATAAAGCACCTGAAATTTTGATGATTGAGAAATATCTTTTTTAGAATCAATATCATAACTCAAAGCGTGAACGGTTAAAGGTCTTTTTGCATTTTTTAAATTTGAAATTTTAAAATTCAAATTTTTCTTTCCAACTTCAACAGTATTCCACATGACATAAGAACCAACTGCGATTTTTATCCTGTATTTTCCCGGTCGAAGATAAATCGGATAGGTTTCGTAATTTTTAACGCGGCCTGAACTCGTTTTTACAGTGGTCTTTGCTCCATTTTTTAACAAAACTTCTTTTTTTTCGGCAAAAACTCGCCTTGTATTTTTTACTTCTGGCAAATCCTTTCCGTCATCAACAAAGAAAAAAGAACGCACAGGTAAATCAGAATCAACAGAAGATGTAGACGGCAGCTCCATATTAAGCACAACCTGCGTATACCAATGGCTTAAAATCGTTTTATGAACATAGCCTTTAGACCAGACCCAAAAAAACAAAAACAAAACCGTAACGCAAGCACTACAAGCAAAAAAAATGTTTCTAAAACGGTGAGATTTTCTTTCAAAGGCTGGAGGCGAAAACTGATTTTTTGTAATTACAGTCTGTGCAAGTGCCACCCTTATTGAATGAGTGTCGTAATGCGAAAGATATTTTTTTACGATTTTTAGGACAGATTCTATAGACTGAAATCTCCTTGCAGGATTTGCCTTTAGCATCTTTTTTATCATCCTACAAATTTCTGGAGGAATCGATTTGTCAATCTTTCTTGGATTAACATACTTGCCTTTTTTAATCTTTTGCAAGGTTTCTTCGCTTATATTAGATGGAAACGGTTTTTTGCCAGTAAGCATTTCGTAAAGCATTACGCCCATCGAATAGATGTCTGCCCGCTTGTCGACATTTCGGCTGTCGGTAATCTGCTCTGGCGACATATAAGCAGGAGTTCCCAAAGTAACACCATGCTTAGTCAACGAAGAATCCACCTGTGTCGAAGTTTGTATTTTAGACGAAGGTTTTTCTTTTAAAAGGTCATCGCCACTTTCAGAAGAAGCAATTCCAAAATCAGCAAGTTTAACGCCTGCCCTTTTTGAAATCAAAATATTTCCAGGTTTAATATCCCTGTGCACGATAGAATGAGCATGAGCAAATTTTAAGGCAAGGCAAGCATCTTGAAATATCAAAAGCGCGATTTCTGGAGAGAGTGCAACCTGTTTTTCTAAAATTTGGGCAAGAGAAAGTCCGTCTACAAATTCTTCAACGATGTAATGGCTTTGACCTTCAACAAAATAGTCAAAAAGGTGAACGATATATGGACT
This window encodes:
- a CDS encoding serine/threonine-protein kinase, which gives rise to MAEKIPEIIGKYKIMGLLAKGGMGAVYKAVHPSLKRLVILKKLTIRNNATVRERFKREAQILLDMQSPYIVHLFDYFVEGQSHYIVEEFVDGLSLAQILEKQVALSPEIALLIFQDACLALKFAHAHSIVHRDIKPGNILISKRAGVKLADFGIASSESGDDLLKEKPSSKIQTSTQVDSSLTKHGVTLGTPAYMSPEQITDSRNVDKRADIYSMGVMLYEMLTGKKPFPSNISEETLQKIKKGKYVNPRKIDKSIPPEICRMIKKMLKANPARRFQSIESVLKIVKKYLSHYDTHSIRVALAQTVITKNQFSPPAFERKSHRFRNIFFACSACVTVLFLFFWVWSKGYVHKTILSHWYTQVVLNMELPSTSSVDSDLPVRSFFFVDDGKDLPEVKNTRRVFAEKKEVLLKNGAKTTVKTSSGRVKNYETYPIYLRPGKYRIKIAVGSYVMWNTVEVGKKNLNFKISNLKNAKRPLTVHALSYDIDSKKDISQSSKFQVLYRGKWILLQDLPEAELKTGTVLKFLVSCDGYEDAFYSLIIDWYQDELFITASLKRKL